DNA from Jeotgalibacillus haloalkalitolerans:
CCGCTGCCATAATCGGAAGAAATAATGGGAGCATCAGGATGGCTTCAAGCGTATTTTTCAATGGAAAAGACCGGTGGGATAGCGCCTTTGCGATCGGTACGCCTGCTAACAGATTGATCAGTGCTACAGCAAGTGCGATCAGCAGTGTCATCCACATAGACTCAATCACCCTGCTGTCCTGAAAAACGACTTCCCATCCTCTGAGTGTCCAATTAAGAGTCACCCCTGAGCGCCAGGGTGTTGTGACACTTTTAAACAGCATTAAAAGGACCGGAAAAATAAAAAAGATCAGACAGCTGATATAAAAAAGATACTTTTTCATTGTCTCCTCCTAATAACGGTGACTGCTCTTTGACAGCAGCATTCTTCTTTTATTCATCAGGGCAAAGCCTGCGAGTGCGATTGTTCCAAAGATCAGCGCAACAAACATTAGTAATGCAAATGCCATCGCCCGTTCATCCTGTGAGGCGCTGTAAAACCATTCATAAGCAAGAACCGGTGTCATCTGCGGATATGAAACTCCGAGCAGACCCGGCACTTCGTATGCAGTGAAAACAAACGCGCTGATGATCAGCGCAGTTTCAAACATTACAGGCTTTATCCACGGCCATTCAATCGTTTTAAACCAGTCCGCTCCGCTGCCGCCAAGTACAGCATTTACTTCTTTGTACTGTTTTGGAAGCTGAAGGTACACAGGCAGCAGCATCAAGATCACAAAGGGAATTTCCTTCCAAACATACGTTATAAAAATCCCGACACCTGCCTGATCCTGAACGAGTATAGGAAATAATGTTCTGTCTTCAAGCAGGCCGGCCTGCACGAAAAAGGTTGAAATCAATCCACTCTGTCCAAGTAAAAGCAGCACAAAATATCCCCAGACAAAATGCGGAAAAAGCATCGGGATCCATACCATCCACTTTCCATTTCCATCAATCAGCTGATAAAAGGTTCTGACGATCAGCCAGCCTGCAATGAGTGAAACAAGCGTTGAACTGAGCGTGATGAGAATGCTATACAGCAAACTGTCAATCAGTTCACG
Protein-coding regions in this window:
- a CDS encoding ABC transporter permease; this encodes MKWRQTNRLILLLLPACAFLLLAGGSLMLAFMESGRGENGFTWTYYSALFERRELIDSLLYSILITLSSTLVSLIAGWLIVRTFYQLIDGNGKWMVWIPMLFPHFVWGYFVLLLLGQSGLISTFFVQAGLLEDRTLFPILVQDQAGVGIFITYVWKEIPFVILMLLPVYLQLPKQYKEVNAVLGGSGADWFKTIEWPWIKPVMFETALIISAFVFTAYEVPGLLGVSYPQMTPVLAYEWFYSASQDERAMAFALLMFVALIFGTIALAGFALMNKRRMLLSKSSHRY